A single Lolium perenne isolate Kyuss_39 chromosome 6, Kyuss_2.0, whole genome shotgun sequence DNA region contains:
- the LOC127320778 gene encoding aquaporin NIP1-1 translates to MPGGGENGQTNGGHEQSAMEEGRKDEYDQGCGFAISVPFVQKILAEIFGTYFLIFAGCGAVTVNQSRHGQITFPGVAIVWGLAVMVMVYALGHISGAHFNPAVTFAFATVRRFPWRQVPAYVLAQMLGATLASGTLRLMFGGRHEHFPGTLPVGSDVQSLVLEFIITFYLMFVISGVATDNRAIGELAGLAVGATILLNVLIAGPISGASMNPARTIGPALVGSEYRSIWVYVVGPMAGAVAGAWAYNLIRFTNKPLREITKSGSFLKSMNRANSVSA, encoded by the exons ATGCCAGGAGGTGGCGAGAACGGCCAGACGAACGGAGGCCACGAGCAGAGCGCCATGGAGGAAGGGCGGAAGGATGAGTACGACCAGGGCTGCGGCTTCGCCATCTCTGTCCCGTTCGTCCAGAAG ATCCTTGCTGAGATCTTCGGCACCTACTTCCTGATCTTCGCCGGGTGCGGCGCGGTGACGGTGAACCAGAGCCGGCACGGGCAGATCACGTTCCCGGGGGTTGCCATCGTTTGGGGCCtggcggtgatggtgatggtgtACGCGCTGGGCCACATCTCCGGCGCGCACTTCAACCCCGCCGTGACCTTCGCCTTCGCCACCGTGCGCCGCTTCCCGTGGCGGCAGGTGCCGGCCTACGTGCTGGCGCAGATGCTGGGCGCGACGCTGGCCAGCGGCACGCTGCGGCTCATGTTCGGCGGGCGGCACGAGCACTTCCCGGGCACGCTCCCCGTCGGGTCGGACGTGCAGTCGCTGGTGCTGGAGTTCATCATCACCTTCTACCTCATGTTCGTCATCTCCGGCGTCGCCACCGACAACAGAGCC ATCGGGGAGTTGGCAGGGCTGGCCGTGGGCGCAACCATCCTGCTCAACGTGCTTATCGCTGG GCCCATCTCTGGAGCGTCGATGAACCCGGCGAGGACGATCGGGCCGGCGCTGGTCGGGAGCGAGTACAGGTCCATCTGGGTCTACGTGGTGGGGCCCATGGCCGGAGCCGTCGCCGGAGCATGGGCGTACAACCTCATCAGGTTCACCAACAAGCCCCTGCGCGAGATCACCAAGAGCGGCTCCTTCCTCAAGAGCATGAACAGGGCCAACTCCGTCTCCGCATAA